The genomic stretch GAGTTACCCTTTTTTTTCAACAACCCGGATGAGACCGGGACTAAAGTGCCGCAACTCACTGAGGCGGTAATCCACTCGTTTGGAAAAATTTTGGACATTTTTGAGGAGCCACTCAAGTTGCGAGATCCAGAGTTCGATCACTCTCACTCGGCGCCATGTGAAAAGTCAGCGTCCTCCAAGGAGAACACCGTGAAACCAGAGTTAGGTGAAAATGGATTTAGGAAGCCACTATTTAATCTGGAATACCTGGGGAAGAGGACGAGGCAGTACTACGACAAGCTGGAATCACACCAGGTGCCGCCGCCGATCGAAGTGAACAGCGAGATGCTGAAAGTGTCGGCGTCGCCGTGCCCGGAGAACATACACCTGTGCGGAAAGTGTTTTGTGTCCCTGGCCTCGGTTCGCTGCGACACATGCATGGTCTACTTCTGCGGCTTGTGCGCGAACAACGTGCACTCTGACGTTCTGCGCAAGTCCCACACACTGTTCACAACCAAGGGCGACAGGCCAGCCCATTTCGTGACAGGCGTTGATGAGGGCGTGGACCTGAGCATATCCCTAAACAAGCAGGCAAGCTACCCCGAGTACGAGTGGTGCGAGTCGCACCCGAAACAGGAGGTGAAGTACGCCTGCGTGACGTGCCACTTCACGCCAGTGTGCGGGCTCTGCGCATCGGAAGTCCACAAGGCGCCTGGCAGCAACCACAAGGTCATCGAGATAGAGCTCGCTGTGACTGAAGTGAAGGAGTTTTTGAATGATTGCCTGTCGGGGCTGGTGGATCGGCATAATGGACTCTCGCCGGTCCTCCCGGAGCTCGACCAACTGTCCCACATGGCCGAATTGTCAGTGAGCTCTTCAACTCGTTCCCTGAGGTGCGCGCTGCAGGGCGTGTTCGACGCACTTAAGACGAAGCAGATGATGATTGACGGAGAAATAAACATCCTTCAGCAACTGGGCTCCAGCAACCTGAATCGCCTCTCGAACGTGAGCACCAACTACAACAAATACCTCCTGAGCAAGATTGAGCAGCTCAAGAGGTTgtcgaacctgaaggaccCTGGCCTGGCGCTGAACTTGTACGTAGAGTTGCGCCAGGGCTTTGAGCAGCTGCTGTACCACTACGAGGACATTCCGGACCTTGCGCTTGAAATCCCGCACTGGCAACTGAACACAGGGAACCTTCCGAACCTCTTGGCAGACGTGGAGTACAGGATAAACAGCAGGTCCGAAGAGCTGAACGACCTGTGCACCCTGATAGTAGAGCAGGCGAACACCGCAGGCTCTTCGGTGGAGTACGTGCTGAGTTCAGACTTCACGTACGACGATGAGCCAGAGCTCTTCGCAGTCGAGCATCCGGTGGAAGAAGATCCCACTGACATGACCGAGCTGAGGGGAGTGTTCACAAGAAAGGACTATGTGCACAGAATCCCCTGCAAAAGGGCCGTCACGCTGAGGGAGCACTTCCTGTACGTCTACACCTCTGACTCCCACTTCGAAGGCTCGTCAGTGGAGTCCAAAATTGATTTGAGTGCAGTGACAGTCAAGTCCTTAGACGAGGAGGAACTGACTGAAGTTGCGAAGCTAGTTAGAATAGGCTCGCCGAACGGGTTTGAACTAATTGAGAGAAAGGGAGGCAAGATGAGGTTCTGGATTTTCACGACTGAATCCAGGAACCTGGCGCTGTTATGGACCTCGAAACTGAAGAAGATAGCGTCTGAACACTTCAAGATTAACCTTTCCCACTTTAACATCGACAAGAACTTCGTGCTCCCAGTACCGCCAAAACTACCTCAGCAATTTAAGACAAACAAGATGCACGAGAACGAAGCAGTGAGAGCAGGGGCGTTGAGATTGAACTTCCCTCAGGACAGAAACCAGACGCAGTACGTGGAGCCGACGCCGGACTTCAAGCACATATCAGAGGCGCTGAGAAACATAAGGGACAACTCCTCACTGCTGTACGACAAATGTTTTTCAAAGAGGAACGAACTATCGCCAAAAAATGTAGAACCcatgaaaaacaaattggAACTAGTAGAAAGCTCAGAACACAATGCAGAGCTGCCCGATACAGCGTCGGAGCATTCAAGTATAATATCGGCAGGAAGATACGAGCTGCCGACCCCGAGAATCGAAGAAAGGGTAATAAGCATCAAGAGGGAGCCACTGTCATTCAGATGTGTGGACCTTCCAGAGTTTGAATACTCACCTAAGATAACCTCACCAAAATCGATTCATAAATACTTCGAAGAGATCTCTAAAAGCTAATTTTTGTACTACAtaagtattttaatatttgtttcacATATATGAGAGTAAATATGActaatgatttttaaaacgCTGCATCTAGCCTACAAGGGGAAGAATCTTCCGATAGGGAGGACAGTTTTCAGGAAGGTTCTGACAAAAGGAAAGAGCCAGAGGTCGCCAGAGATACTTCTGCCGCCATATATCGCAATCAGTGTAAGAATCCCCGaagaaattaatattattgaaGGAACTGCGCTTGATGCTGAACACGGACTATATATCGTGCTTTAGACTGTCGAACGTGTCAGTTGCAAGAAATAAGTACGTTTGGAAGGATTCTTGCGGAagaatatttgaaaatgtgtaagtttgTGAGTTTGGAATGAAGTGTGTGTAGAAATAAGAGAAATGTAATAATACCGTATGAAAACGCAGCCTACGTGAGTAAATACTACGGATTTAAgccaataaaaataaatccgGAGCCGAACACAGAAGAAGTGAGTTAAATGTGAGAAGTGAAATAGGTGTAGGTGCCCAGAAGCAAAGACGCAATCCCAGTAGTGTCAGTGATAGGACATAACGACCACGGAAAGACGACATTAATAGAAAAATTGGCAGGTGAGTGCACAgtaaaagaaaaggaatcCAGGTCAAAGTGTTTTGGAAGGAGAAAAGGCAGTGAAGACCCAGCACCTGGTGGCAATAACAGTTAAGGGCGATGATGAGTTTTTAGCAACGTTCATAGACACACCAGGAGACCTTATATTCGACGTAATCAGAGGAAGAGCAATACACCTGGCAGACCTGGCACTGGTGGTAGTGTCGTCAGAAGGAGCGGAGCTGAGGACGAGAGACGTAATACTGCAAGCAGACAAGTTCAACGTGCCAGTGATATTCTGCATAAACAAGATAGATTTGGACTACAGCAACGTGGAACTGGTAAAGTCGGAGTTGATGTGGCAATGCAGTCAGATGTATGAATCGGGACTAATAAGCAGAGACTTCAGAAGTGAAATAGAAGGATTGGTGCCAGTAAGCGCACGGAAAGGAACGAACATAGATGAGttgaagaataaaataagaactTCAGTGGGAGAAAAACTGCCAATAAACgaagtaaaaatggaaCACCTGGGAGGAGAGGACATAAGAAGGTACGAAAAGTACATCAGAAGAGCAAACAGCCTGGTGTCCTCAGGGTTCCCGCCGAAAGGAGTGGGATTCATACTGGAAATGGCGAAATCGCACACACACGGAATAGTACTGACAGTGGTAGTGAGGAGCGGAGTGATAGTGGAAGGAAATTACTTTGTAGCAGGAACAGCATACGGAAGAATAACAGGAATATACGAAACTAGTGAGagaataaaagtaaacgaGAAGATGGGAAGCGTAAAGGTGGGAAGGTCAGTATGCATAACAGGGCTGAGGAGCCTGGAGGGCACGAGCGTCGACGACCTAATGCTAATATTGCCACAGCACGAAGCGTTCAGACTAAGCCAGTACAGAAAACAAGTGCAGCTCTTAAAGTCGTCGCAAACGAAGGGAGTGGAGTTGAAGACACCATGGGCAGTATCACTTCAAGTAAGCAGCAGcaataatgataaaattataGGAAAAAGAGTCAATATACACAACAGAAGAAGGGGGACATCAGATGCAACTAGTGGAGTCAAAGTTGGAAGGTAAGAGTATGGATGAGGAAGATGGAAACATTGGTGTTGATGCCACAGAAGTAAAAGAAGGCGTGGACAGTGAACAGAGTGTAGATCAGATGGAAGAGTAAGTAGCACTTGagtacaaataataatatttaagcCCAAATGGCAATATAGACACCTAATTAAACGCATATAGTCGATTAAACGTAAACACGAAAAACATTGACATAAATATACCAGGCACATGACCTCAATATACCTGAAGCCGTTGGAAGACGGAGACGAGTGGTCAACCAGATCAAGAGAACATAACGAGAAGTTGAATGAAAGGTGGAAagaaaagtataaaatggaagttaaaatggaaaatgaaGCAAGTATTGGaagtaatagtagtaa from Theileria orientalis strain Shintoku DNA, chromosome 1, complete genome encodes the following:
- a CDS encoding uncharacterized protein (pleckstrin-like domain containing protein), encoding MVGVVSDTIGLSKLNLDTNVNGQELPFFFNNPDETGTKVPQLTEAVIHSFGKILDIFEEPLKLRDPEFDHSHSAPCEKSASSKENTVKPELGENGFRKPLFNLEYLGKRTRQYYDKLESHQVPPPIEVNSEMLKVSASPCPENIHLCGKCFVSLASVRCDTCMVYFCGLCANNVHSDGVDLSISLNKQASYPEYEWCESHPKQEVKYACVTCHFTPVCGLCASEVHKAPGSNHKVIEIELAVTEVKEFLNDCLSGLVDRHNGLSPVLPELDQLSHMAELSVSSSTRSLRCALQGVFDALKTKQMMIDGEINILQQLGSSNLNRLSNVSTNYNKYLLSKIEQLKRLSNLKDPGLALNLYVELRQGFEQLLYHYEDIPDLALEIPHWQLNTGNLPNLLADVEYRINSRSEELNDLCTLIVEQANTAGSSVEYVLSSDFTYDDEPELFAVEHPVEEDPTDMTELRGVFTRKDYVHRIPCKRAVTLREHFLYVYTSDSHFEGSSVESKIDLSAVTVKSLDEEELTEVAKLVRIGSPNGFELIERKGGKMRFWIFTTESRNLALLWTSKLKKIASEHFKINLSHFNIDKNFVLPVPPKLPQQFKTNKMHENEAVRAGALRLNFPQDRNQTQYVEPTPDFKHISEALRNIRDNSSLLYDKCFSKRNELSPKNVEPMKNKLELVESSEHNAELPDTASEHSSIISAGRYELPTPRIEERVISIKREPLSFRCVDLPEFEYSPKITSPKSIHKYFEEISKS
- a CDS encoding uncharacterized protein (protein synthesis factor, GTP-binding domain containing protein), with translation MIFKTLHLAYKGKNLPIGRTVFRKVLTKGKSQRSPEILLPPYIAISELRLMLNTDYISCFRLSNVSVARNKYVWKDSCGRIFENVNKRNVIIPYENAAYVSKYYGFKPIKINPEPNTEEVPRSKDAIPVVSVIGHNDHGKTTLIEKLAGQSVLEGEKAVKTQHLVAITVKGDDEFLATFIDTPGDLIFDVIRGRAIHLADLALVVVSSEGAELRTRDVILQADKFNVPVIFCINKIDLDYSNVELVKSELMWQCSQMYESGLISRDFRSEIEGLVPVSARKGTNIDELKNKIRTSVGEKLPINEVKMEHLGGEDIRRYEKYIRRANSLVSSGFPPKGVGFILEMAKSHTHGIVLTVVVRSGVIVEGNYFVAGTAYGRITGIYETSERIKVNEKMGSVKVGRSVCITGLRSLEGTSVDDLMLILPQHEAFRLSQYRKQVQLLKSSQTKGVELKTPWAVSLQEKESIYTTEEGGHQMQLVESKLEGKSMDEEDGNIGVDATEVKEGVDSEQSVDQMEEHMTSIYLKPLEDGDEWSTRSREHNEKLNERWKEKYKMEVKMENEASIGSNSSKRTEEICEKIASESIGRPVVPVIMRANYLGTFDSILDGFELLEREYEVRISLVHGGIGPIVPNDIVQAEIGNKFAFCPVYAFQVPVHHDAAKHAIINRVVVKSFNLYSDLLEDVKSRCIKTLQRASSRSVRQ